The Nostoc sp. 'Lobaria pulmonaria (5183) cyanobiont' genome window below encodes:
- a CDS encoding GIY-YIG nuclease family protein has protein sequence METQHNPPIEHQNVPINHRGLHDFLYSSDNEHAAIEVSITPELANNGTEIIDFEAWSVAAQNAKIAGVYAVLDAERYTQYIGYSRNVLLSLNGHLRQNGEQKCAFVRVQAFKFPKRQEMEDLRDAWIAELESTPPGNATDCGMWASTVGEATKAVMSEAQLQAYEEKKLKLRKAMADTTLSKESETIDASEAERQRQLEAAVKNDDWSVIIDAQTQETKY, from the coding sequence ATGGAAACTCAGCACAATCCGCCAATTGAACATCAAAATGTCCCCATAAACCACCGTGGACTGCATGATTTTTTGTATAGTTCTGACAACGAACACGCCGCCATTGAGGTGAGTATAACTCCTGAACTGGCAAACAATGGTACTGAAATTATTGACTTTGAGGCTTGGAGTGTAGCTGCTCAGAACGCTAAAATTGCCGGAGTTTACGCAGTATTAGATGCAGAACGTTACACGCAGTACATTGGCTATTCTCGGAATGTGTTGCTTTCCTTAAACGGCCATCTTCGCCAAAATGGTGAGCAAAAGTGTGCTTTTGTACGTGTGCAAGCATTCAAGTTTCCCAAACGTCAAGAAATGGAAGATTTGCGAGATGCGTGGATAGCAGAACTCGAAAGTACGCCACCTGGTAATGCAACTGATTGCGGAATGTGGGCTAGTACGGTAGGTGAAGCGACTAAGGCGGTAATGTCAGAAGCCCAACTTCAAGCCTACGAGGAGAAAAAGCTAAAACTGCGGAAAGCAATGGCTGATACAACCCTTTCTAAAGAGTCAGAAACAATAGATGCAAGTGAAGCCGAACGTCAGCGTCAACTTGAAGCTGCTGTGAAAAACGATGACTGGAGTGTAATTATCGACGCACAGACACAGGAAACTAAGTATTGA
- a CDS encoding carbohydrate ABC transporter permease: protein MNQLIPKNWIFIKQRLTPYLFLLPALVILGLTVFWPALQAFYLSFTSYEDIAQPPQWIGFANFLKLWKDAVFWKTLENTFLYLVGVVPILVIAPLILAILVNQKLRGMNWFRAAYYTPVVISMVVAGIAWKWLYAENGLLNQLFKALGLFPEGIPWLTSPAKIFGIVPISLASVMAVTVWKGLGYYMVIYLAGLQSIPADVYEAAAIDGSDGISKHWDITIPLMKPYLALVAVISAISATKVFEEVYIMTQGGPLSSSKTIVYYLYEQAFNNLEISYACTIGLVLFLIILALSVLRLTINQQGDDNITI, encoded by the coding sequence ATGAATCAATTGATACCTAAAAATTGGATTTTCATCAAACAGCGGCTCACTCCTTATTTATTTTTACTACCCGCCTTAGTTATTTTAGGCTTAACTGTCTTTTGGCCTGCACTGCAAGCGTTTTACCTCAGCTTTACCAGCTATGAAGACATTGCCCAGCCGCCACAATGGATAGGTTTCGCCAACTTTCTTAAGCTTTGGAAGGATGCAGTTTTTTGGAAAACCTTGGAAAACACTTTTTTATATCTTGTAGGTGTAGTACCAATTTTAGTAATTGCTCCCTTAATACTGGCAATTTTGGTAAATCAGAAACTGCGGGGAATGAATTGGTTTAGAGCAGCGTACTACACTCCAGTGGTAATTTCAATGGTGGTTGCGGGAATAGCTTGGAAATGGCTGTATGCAGAAAACGGATTACTGAATCAGTTATTTAAAGCTTTAGGTCTTTTTCCAGAAGGTATTCCTTGGCTAACTAGCCCAGCAAAAATTTTTGGCATTGTACCAATTTCTCTTGCCAGCGTCATGGCTGTCACCGTGTGGAAAGGATTAGGCTACTACATGGTGATTTATTTAGCGGGGTTGCAATCAATTCCCGCTGATGTGTATGAAGCCGCAGCCATTGATGGCTCTGATGGTATTAGCAAACATTGGGATATTACCATACCTTTAATGAAGCCATATCTAGCACTAGTAGCGGTAATTTCGGCTATTTCTGCGACCAAAGTGTTTGAAGAAGTCTATATTATGACTCAAGGAGGCCCACTCAGTAGCTCGAAAACGATTGTTTATTATTTATATGAGCAAGCCTTCAACAACTTGGAAATTAGCTATGCTTGCACAATTGGACTAGTGCTATTTTTGATAATTTTAGCATTGTCAGTTTTGCGATTAACTATTAATCAGCAAGGTGATGATAATATCACAATTTAA
- a CDS encoding Rpn family recombination-promoting nuclease/putative transposase codes for MASLAPQQIRIIYLDELDDVPSPSIGLGIIKLVLAAEDQAVQQAKNLIKQVQKTDEANRSNLLELVERMLIYKFVNKTQQELEAMFGLTDWRQTKFYQEVKEETKLDTIPRLLKFGLSIEQIAEALELDVKQIRQAIEKQGEERT; via the coding sequence ATGGCTTCATTAGCTCCACAGCAAATTCGTATAATTTATTTAGACGAGTTAGATGATGTACCATCACCTTCGATTGGGCTAGGCATAATTAAGTTAGTACTTGCAGCAGAAGATCAAGCCGTACAGCAAGCGAAAAACTTGATAAAACAAGTACAAAAAACGGATGAAGCTAACCGTAGCAATCTTTTAGAATTAGTAGAGAGAATGCTTATCTACAAATTTGTAAACAAAACTCAGCAGGAGTTAGAAGCGATGTTTGGATTAACCGATTGGAGACAAACTAAATTTTACCAGGAAGTAAAGGAAGAAACAAAGCTCGATACGATACCACGTCTACTTAAGTTTGGTTTAAGTATAGAGCAAATTGCTGAAGCATTAGAATTGGATGTTAAACAGATACGACAAGCTATTGAGAAGCAAGGAGAAGAGAGAACATAA
- a CDS encoding translocation/assembly module TamB domain-containing protein, with translation MTKYPDRDPYYLSPNRKRMWLLVLSRGSIALSGLLLLGVIVGIWRLWTFVQTELTPLAQQSLTTTLNRPVNLGRVTQFSLTGVQFGASTIPPTPTDPDRATVESVEVGFDLLQLIFNHHLKLDVTLVNPDIYIEQNDQGRWVSTTIASSGKEGAIKTDLENLRFRNAKLALMPQKRVGVNEGAGGQGGKGKYPISNSALPKRPVTANKTQHLPVLFSQLNGSAQLLANNQLIRFEVGGQADSGGNISIQGETRSRVLAGNFQVQAQDFLAENITRLIKLPVNLQAGRANGDLLVRLTPGQQSLLFGNATVQGVTLQIPKVPQLLSNSQGNLHFQGTELQLNNVTSNYGKIPLVATGIIDSKAGFKLAARVNAVSLANAQETLKVKLPVPIAGQVQASLQITGSTKEPILSGSVATIQTARIDKVDFNNISSKFELVTSSSLITLKDIQGKAKIGGEITGAGTIQLGKSPQLDLNFAAKNVPGDAIAKVYEITPTFQIGNVSGTAQLTGAPTNVQTVVQFQAPNGTYPGTGEVAFPSGVAGGIAPNRTVSFRNVALNVSGGTVRATGSYANERWQAVAVASGVKLEPFVDKSQLQNVSLAGAQFNGRLLLSGSTAPFKIATIRSDGAGVQIGGGTVAVSNIQLQDQSFSAQLVANGVRLGQILKQSPPALNNPLAGTFQIAGSRDNFSLKTFRGSGEGRLAIGGGTVTASNIQVANGVYQARVQAKNVPVQQLATVPKQFQGALTGQFDVAGSVDSFKPQTIQANGQARVNVAGGTITASNIQLDNGVYQAQVQATNVPVRQLAAVPPQFRGTLTGQVNVAGSVDSFKPQTIQANGQARVNVAGGTITASNIQVGNGVYQAQVQATNVPLQQLAAVPPQLRGTLTGQANVAGSVESFQPRTIQASGQGRLDVAGGNITASNIQVANGRYQAVVNAAGVELNRLNQQLRGQFGGQLQLAGTLGSSKLADVRAAGQVQLSQGIPGLERPLSAAIAWSGERLTIERATAPGLSVTGNILANATKVGIPEITALNLNVQAQNYNLKQLPINLPNQVAVAGRVDFNGQITGKLPLPNVVGQINLRDLVVEDIAFEPLLTGNIDTAQGRGLSLNLAGNSDRLSFNLDANNHPKSFLVKWQQASAIGNVQGNDWAVKVANFPLQILNLTPPPITRLGAGKIAGLLTGDLLFNQQTLATTGNLAIANPQIGRIKGDRIAAQFRYGDGKATLASSEFVKGKSRYALVGTFAQSAKGPQLQGKINVNQGEIQDVLAVAKIFDLQNLPGGSAEIYGTAADLTTNPQGTPNEPLFTQIQRFSEIQALLAEQEEQRLNSTPIPDLADLKGTFNGEVAVNTATANGLSVDFNLNGQKFVWGKKEEPNRFYTADQVIAEGNFENGVLSLRPLRIQSQNRLIAFTGNVGGDEQSGQLRVNNFPVQLLNNVVKLPIGITGNLNATAALAGSIANPQARGELQITEGILNQNKIESAIASFSYANGRLNFGSTVAVAGPKPVDITGSIPYKLPFASVAPDSDQISLDMKLENEGLALLNALTNQVVFEKGEGEVDLKVRGTLQKPEVNGIATINNATFSAQALPGKLRRVTGRVLFNFDSILVENLQGRFSRGTVEAAGEIPIFNNENITIKNPLTVNLDRLKLTLKGLYLGGASGNLQITGSALNPVIGGQVNLFDGQVLLAESTSTASSANGSFGVSPTKANKQSKFEIENGTGNAIARFNNLDLELGKNVQITRPPILSFRATGNLIVNGSINQPIPDGTIQLEKGGVNLFTTQFNLVRGYKHTATFSPSQPRDPNLDIRLFAKVLDVIQSNDFGRVNSTGLSALESVRVEATINGLASKLDKNLELTSSPSRSQTEIVALLGGGFVDTQGRADSTLGLINIAGSAVFNNFQSAFNQIGSTFGLSELRIFPTVISENPEAGRSNSSLELAAEAGVDISSKISVSSIKILTTNDPFQWGINYRINNEFRVRASTNLTDDSRAVVEYQTRF, from the coding sequence ATGACTAAATATCCCGATCGAGATCCTTACTACCTTTCCCCTAACCGCAAGCGTATGTGGTTGCTGGTGTTGAGTCGGGGTAGCATTGCTTTGAGCGGACTTTTACTGTTAGGAGTGATTGTCGGTATTTGGCGGTTGTGGACTTTTGTTCAAACAGAGTTAACACCCTTGGCACAACAAAGTCTCACTACTACACTCAACCGTCCGGTAAACCTGGGAAGAGTTACACAATTTTCATTGACGGGAGTGCAGTTTGGGGCTTCAACTATCCCACCCACACCCACAGATCCAGATCGGGCCACAGTCGAATCTGTAGAGGTGGGTTTTGATCTGTTGCAATTAATCTTTAACCACCATTTAAAGCTAGATGTCACCTTAGTCAACCCAGATATTTACATTGAACAAAATGACCAAGGACGCTGGGTTTCCACTACTATAGCGTCGTCAGGTAAAGAGGGTGCCATTAAAACCGATTTGGAAAATCTGCGGTTTCGCAATGCCAAGCTGGCATTGATGCCGCAGAAGAGAGTAGGGGTAAATGAGGGGGCAGGGGGGCAGGGGGGCAAAGGAAAATACCCAATTTCTAACTCAGCACTGCCTAAACGCCCCGTTACCGCTAACAAGACTCAGCACTTACCCGTGCTATTTTCTCAACTCAACGGCTCTGCTCAACTTTTAGCAAACAACCAGTTGATACGGTTTGAAGTCGGGGGTCAAGCAGACAGTGGTGGCAATATTTCCATTCAGGGAGAGACACGTTCTAGGGTGCTAGCAGGGAACTTCCAAGTGCAAGCACAAGATTTTCTGGCTGAGAATATTACTCGGTTGATTAAGTTACCAGTGAACTTACAGGCGGGTCGAGCTAATGGCGACTTGTTAGTTCGGTTGACACCAGGACAGCAGAGTTTATTGTTTGGCAACGCTACTGTGCAAGGGGTAACGCTTCAAATACCCAAAGTCCCGCAATTATTGAGCAATAGCCAAGGAAACCTCCACTTCCAAGGAACGGAGTTGCAGTTAAATAATGTTACTAGCAACTACGGCAAAATTCCTTTAGTGGCTACGGGAATCATCGACTCTAAAGCAGGCTTTAAGTTGGCAGCGCGTGTAAATGCGGTGAGTTTGGCGAATGCCCAGGAGACTCTCAAGGTAAAACTACCTGTGCCGATCGCTGGACAAGTACAAGCTTCTTTGCAGATTACTGGATCGACAAAAGAGCCAATTCTTTCCGGCTCAGTTGCCACGATTCAAACTGCCCGAATTGACAAAGTTGATTTTAATAATATCAGTAGTAAGTTTGAGCTTGTTACTAGTTCCTCTTTAATTACCCTAAAAGATATTCAAGGTAAAGCTAAAATTGGTGGTGAGATTACGGGTGCTGGTACAATTCAACTTGGTAAAAGCCCGCAACTGGATTTAAATTTCGCTGCCAAGAATGTTCCAGGAGATGCGATCGCCAAAGTTTATGAAATAACACCCACCTTTCAAATCGGCAATGTCTCAGGTACAGCTCAACTAACTGGCGCTCCCACCAATGTCCAAACTGTGGTACAGTTTCAAGCTCCCAATGGAACTTACCCCGGTACAGGCGAAGTTGCGTTCCCCTCTGGGGTTGCCGGAGGCATCGCTCCAAATCGCACCGTCTCTTTCCGTAATGTGGCTCTGAATGTAAGTGGTGGTACTGTCAGGGCAACTGGTAGTTATGCCAATGAGCGTTGGCAAGCTGTAGCTGTTGCCTCTGGGGTAAAATTAGAACCCTTTGTAGACAAAAGTCAACTGCAAAATGTCTCTTTGGCTGGGGCACAATTCAATGGTCGTCTCCTCCTCTCAGGCAGCACAGCACCATTTAAAATTGCCACAATTCGCAGTGATGGTGCAGGAGTTCAAATTGGTGGCGGCACAGTTGCAGTTTCTAATATCCAACTGCAAGACCAAAGCTTCTCGGCTCAACTTGTAGCTAATGGTGTACGGTTGGGACAAATATTAAAACAGTCTCCCCCAGCTTTAAATAATCCTTTAGCGGGAACGTTCCAAATCGCAGGTAGCAGAGATAATTTCAGCCTGAAAACCTTCCGTGGCAGTGGTGAGGGCCGCCTTGCTATTGGTGGCGGTACGGTTACAGCCTCTAATATTCAAGTGGCGAATGGTGTCTATCAGGCGCGAGTTCAGGCTAAGAATGTGCCTGTGCAGCAATTGGCAACAGTGCCAAAGCAGTTTCAAGGGGCGTTAACTGGTCAGTTCGACGTAGCGGGTTCTGTTGATTCTTTTAAACCACAAACTATTCAAGCCAACGGTCAGGCGCGGGTAAATGTTGCGGGTGGGACTATTACAGCCTCTAATATCCAACTGGATAATGGTGTATACCAGGCACAAGTTCAGGCAACTAATGTACCTGTGCGGCAGTTGGCAGCAGTACCACCGCAATTTCGAGGGACGTTAACTGGTCAAGTAAATGTGGCAGGTTCTGTTGATTCTTTTAAACCGCAAACTATTCAAGCCAACGGTCAGGCGCGGGTAAATGTTGCGGGTGGAACTATTACAGCCTCTAATATCCAAGTGGGTAATGGTGTATATCAGGCGCAAGTTCAGGCAACTAATGTACCTTTACAGCAGTTAGCAGCAGTACCACCGCAGTTACGAGGGACGTTAACTGGTCAAGCAAACGTGGCGGGTTCTGTTGAATCCTTTCAACCACGAACTATCCAAGCCAGTGGTCAGGGACGGCTGGATGTTGCAGGTGGAAATATTACAGCCTCTAATATCCAAGTAGCTAATGGGCGCTATCAAGCTGTAGTTAATGCTGCTGGTGTGGAATTAAATCGATTAAATCAGCAATTAAGGGGTCAGTTTGGCGGTCAGTTACAATTAGCTGGCACGCTCGGATCGTCTAAATTAGCTGATGTGCGTGCTGCTGGACAGGTGCAATTATCCCAAGGTATTCCTGGTCTTGAACGACCCCTGAGTGCTGCAATCGCTTGGAGTGGTGAAAGACTGACCATTGAGCGAGCAACGGCTCCCGGTTTAAGTGTGACTGGTAACATATTAGCCAATGCAACAAAGGTAGGTATACCGGAAATTACTGCCCTAAATCTCAACGTCCAGGCGCAGAATTACAACTTAAAACAGTTACCAATTAATCTTCCTAATCAGGTTGCTGTGGCGGGAAGAGTAGATTTTAATGGACAAATCACTGGTAAACTACCCTTGCCAAATGTAGTAGGGCAAATTAATTTACGAGACTTAGTTGTTGAAGATATTGCTTTTGAGCCGTTGTTAACTGGAAACATCGATACCGCACAGGGACGCGGTTTGAGTTTGAACTTGGCGGGAAATAGCGATCGCTTATCCTTCAATTTAGATGCCAATAATCACCCGAAATCTTTCTTAGTCAAATGGCAGCAAGCATCAGCCATAGGTAATGTTCAAGGGAATGATTGGGCAGTGAAAGTTGCTAATTTCCCCTTACAAATATTGAATTTGACTCCGCCACCAATTACTCGACTGGGTGCTGGTAAGATAGCTGGATTGTTAACTGGGGATTTGTTGTTTAATCAGCAGACATTGGCAACAACGGGGAATTTAGCGATCGCAAATCCCCAAATTGGCCGGATTAAAGGCGATCGAATAGCTGCTCAATTCCGCTACGGTGACGGTAAAGCCACACTCGCAAGTAGCGAATTTGTCAAGGGGAAAAGTCGCTACGCCCTTGTCGGTACTTTTGCTCAAAGTGCTAAAGGCCCTCAACTACAAGGTAAAATCAACGTCAACCAGGGTGAGATCCAAGATGTTCTAGCTGTAGCAAAGATATTTGATTTACAAAATTTGCCCGGTGGTTCAGCAGAAATCTACGGCACAGCAGCGGATCTGACTACCAACCCCCAAGGAACGCCAAACGAACCCTTATTCACCCAAATCCAACGGTTTTCTGAAATTCAAGCTTTGCTGGCAGAACAGGAAGAACAGCGACTTAATTCTACTCCCATACCAGATTTGGCAGACTTAAAGGGGACTTTCAATGGGGAAGTGGCTGTAAATACAGCTACAGCTAATGGATTATCAGTGGATTTTAATTTGAATGGACAAAAGTTTGTCTGGGGTAAAAAGGAAGAACCAAATCGTTTTTATACTGCTGATCAAGTGATTGCCGAAGGCAACTTTGAGAACGGTGTTTTGAGTTTGCGACCATTACGAATCCAGTCTCAAAACAGGCTGATTGCCTTTACGGGTAACGTTGGTGGTGATGAACAATCTGGTCAGTTACGGGTGAATAATTTTCCAGTACAACTATTGAATAATGTTGTCAAACTACCAATTGGAATCACAGGTAATCTTAACGCTACAGCAGCTTTAGCAGGTAGTATTGCTAATCCCCAAGCTAGAGGGGAATTGCAAATCACAGAAGGAATACTAAATCAGAACAAAATAGAGTCAGCGATCGCAAGTTTCAGCTATGCCAATGGACGCTTAAACTTTGGTAGTACTGTAGCAGTTGCTGGGCCAAAACCCGTTGATATTACTGGCAGTATCCCTTATAAATTACCTTTTGCTTCCGTCGCACCAGACAGCGATCAAATCAGTTTAGATATGAAGTTGGAAAACGAGGGATTGGCACTATTAAACGCATTGACTAATCAAGTGGTATTTGAGAAAGGTGAAGGAGAAGTAGACCTCAAAGTGCGGGGAACACTGCAAAAACCCGAAGTAAATGGAATTGCTACTATTAATAATGCTACTTTTTCAGCCCAGGCTTTGCCAGGTAAGTTGAGACGCGTCACAGGTAGAGTACTGTTTAATTTTGACAGTATCTTAGTAGAAAATCTTCAAGGTAGATTTAGCCGTGGGACGGTAGAAGCTGCTGGTGAAATTCCCATTTTCAACAATGAGAACATAACTATCAAAAATCCTCTGACTGTTAATCTCGATCGGCTGAAGTTAACTCTAAAGGGACTTTACCTGGGAGGTGCTAGCGGCAATTTACAGATTACTGGTTCTGCCCTTAACCCAGTAATTGGCGGTCAAGTAAATTTATTTGATGGTCAGGTATTGCTCGCAGAATCTACCAGCACCGCTTCATCTGCAAATGGTAGTTTTGGTGTATCACCCACCAAAGCCAATAAGCAGAGCAAATTTGAAATTGAAAATGGGACGGGAAATGCGATTGCTAGATTTAATAATCTAGATTTAGAACTCGGTAAAAACGTCCAAATTACCCGTCCACCTATTCTCAGTTTCCGCGCAACTGGTAATCTCATAGTTAACGGCTCAATTAATCAGCCAATACCCGATGGTACTATCCAGTTAGAAAAAGGTGGGGTGAATTTATTTACTACCCAATTTAACCTTGTTCGTGGCTATAAACACACTGCAACTTTTAGTCCTTCTCAACCCCGCGACCCCAACTTAGATATTCGGTTATTTGCCAAAGTACTGGATGTAATTCAAAGTAATGACTTTGGGCGGGTAAATTCCACAGGTTTATCAGCGTTAGAGAGTGTTCGAGTCGAAGCCACTATCAACGGTTTAGCCAGCAAATTGGATAAAAATTTAGAATTAACAAGTAGTCCGTCACGTAGTCAAACTGAAATTGTTGCTCTTTTAGGAGGTGGATTTGTAGACACCCAAGGACGTGCAGACAGTACTTTAGGTCTGATTAACATCGCAGGTTCGGCTGTGTTTAACAATTTTCAGTCAGCTTTTAACCAGATTGGAAGTACCTTTGGCTTAAGTGAACTGCGGATATTTCCTACCGTTATTTCTGAGAATCCCGAAGCTGGAAGAAGCAATTCATCTTTAGAATTAGCAGCGGAGGCTGGGGTTGACATTTCTTCTAAAATATCCGTTTCCAGTATTAAAATTTTGACAACAAACGACCCCTTCCAATGGGGTATTAATTACCGGATAAACAATGAATTTCGTGTGCGTGCTTCCACTAACTTAACTGATGACAGTCGTGCAGTAGTGGAATATCAAACGCGGTTTTAA
- a CDS encoding DUF3110 domain-containing protein: MITPMRVFVLIFNARTENEGIHTIREGERNKILMFESEDDATRFALMLEAQDFPPPTPEPMDAEEIKEFCESAGYEWEIIPENSNLVVTPPELNVEKTDWQEDAQKEDTVEDTFPLNEQPLEEPELSDSELEKIRRKLEGLL, translated from the coding sequence ATGATTACACCAATGCGTGTTTTTGTGTTAATTTTTAATGCTCGAACGGAAAATGAGGGGATTCACACGATTCGGGAGGGCGAGCGCAATAAAATTCTGATGTTCGAGTCAGAAGACGATGCCACGCGCTTTGCCCTGATGTTAGAAGCTCAGGATTTCCCTCCACCCACACCAGAGCCGATGGATGCTGAAGAAATCAAGGAATTTTGCGAAAGTGCTGGGTATGAATGGGAAATCATCCCAGAAAACAGCAATTTAGTTGTAACTCCCCCAGAACTTAACGTCGAAAAAACTGACTGGCAAGAAGATGCCCAGAAGGAGGATACTGTTGAAGACACCTTCCCTCTCAATGAACAGCCACTAGAAGAACCAGAATTGTCTGATTCTGAACTAGAGAAGATTCGTCGCAAATTGGAAGGATTGTTGTAA
- the murQ gene encoding N-acetylmuramic acid 6-phosphate etherase, with protein sequence MTNLQERGHLLTELVNPNSLNLDQLSSLELVELFNDEDQKAVAAVAAAKIQLAEAIERTAERLRHGGRLFYIGAGTSGRLGVLDAAECPPTFCTPPELVQGIIAGGAGALVRSSEDLEDSVEDGEAAIAGRQITQLDVVVGITAGGTTPYVHGALHAARQRGATTIFIACVPAEQVSFDADIDIRLLTGPEIIAGSTRLKAATATKLALNILSSGVMVKLGKVYGNRMVDVAVTNQKLRDRALRILQDLTGLSRETAGFLLERSGKWVKLALLMHWTGLEKDEGDRLLSEHQSNLRAAVVSYQNHNEP encoded by the coding sequence ATGACAAATTTGCAAGAACGCGGGCATCTTTTAACTGAGCTGGTAAATCCTAACAGTCTGAACTTAGACCAGCTCAGTTCTCTGGAATTGGTGGAGTTGTTTAATGACGAAGACCAAAAGGCTGTCGCAGCAGTTGCAGCAGCGAAAATTCAGTTAGCAGAGGCAATTGAGCGCACCGCAGAGCGTTTGCGCCACGGAGGACGCCTATTTTATATCGGTGCAGGGACAAGTGGTCGGTTAGGGGTGTTAGATGCTGCTGAGTGTCCACCTACTTTTTGTACACCCCCAGAGTTGGTACAGGGGATTATTGCTGGTGGTGCTGGCGCATTAGTACGCAGTTCTGAGGATTTAGAAGACAGCGTTGAAGATGGTGAGGCTGCGATCGCAGGGCGACAGATTACCCAATTAGATGTCGTAGTTGGCATTACCGCTGGTGGGACAACGCCTTATGTCCACGGTGCGCTTCATGCTGCTCGTCAGCGAGGAGCCACAACTATTTTTATCGCCTGTGTTCCTGCTGAACAAGTTAGCTTTGATGCTGATATTGATATTCGCCTATTGACAGGGCCAGAAATAATCGCCGGTTCAACTCGCCTGAAAGCTGCTACAGCCACTAAATTAGCTTTAAATATCCTTTCTAGCGGTGTGATGGTTAAGCTAGGCAAAGTTTATGGCAATCGCATGGTGGATGTAGCAGTAACAAATCAAAAATTACGCGATCGCGCTTTGCGAATTTTGCAAGACCTCACAGGTTTAAGTCGGGAAACTGCTGGTTTTTTACTAGAACGTAGTGGTAAATGGGTTAAGCTGGCACTATTGATGCACTGGACTGGTTTGGAAAAAGACGAAGGCGATCGGCTGCTTTCAGAACACCAAAGTAATCTCAGGGCAGCTGTTGTCAGTTATCAAAACCATAACGAACCTTGA
- a CDS encoding Uma2 family endonuclease, which produces MLSPDLKNALPTTDELPCSDDTPVDNEDQNFLPNILLFLLNSIWANRMDWYFGVDMGVYHTTGVNPRVPVVPDAFLSLGVERKKGGKSRKSYAVWEENEIVPIFTLEMVSHTPGGEYDEKLNIYKKLGVLYYVIYNPEFWQRERHQPLEVYKLIDGNYQLEIGEPYLMPEIGLGIGRHQAVIGGIQQEFLCWYDEQGKRYLTDAEQAQQERSRAEQERQRTEQLAQYLRSLGVDPNNLPGNS; this is translated from the coding sequence ATGCTCTCACCCGATCTCAAAAATGCGTTACCAACGACCGACGAACTCCCCTGTTCAGACGATACACCAGTGGATAACGAAGATCAAAACTTTTTGCCCAATATTTTACTCTTCTTACTCAACTCTATTTGGGCAAATCGCATGGATTGGTACTTCGGAGTAGATATGGGAGTGTATCACACCACAGGAGTAAATCCTAGAGTACCTGTAGTGCCAGATGCTTTTTTAAGTCTGGGAGTAGAACGCAAAAAGGGTGGCAAATCACGCAAAAGTTATGCAGTTTGGGAAGAAAATGAGATAGTTCCAATATTCACATTAGAAATGGTATCCCATACTCCAGGAGGTGAATATGACGAAAAGCTAAATATATATAAAAAACTCGGTGTATTGTACTACGTAATTTATAACCCTGAGTTTTGGCAACGCGAGCGACATCAACCCTTGGAAGTGTATAAGTTGATTGATGGAAACTACCAACTAGAAATAGGTGAACCCTATTTGATGCCAGAGATAGGGTTAGGTATTGGGCGACACCAAGCTGTAATTGGCGGCATACAACAGGAGTTTTTATGTTGGTATGACGAGCAAGGAAAGCGCTATTTGACAGATGCAGAACAGGCACAACAAGAGCGATCGCGGGCCGAACAAGAACGGCAAAGGACTGAACAGTTAGCGCAGTATTTACGTTCTCTAGGTGTAGATCCAAATAATTTACCTGGTAATTCGTAA